The Diprion similis isolate iyDipSimi1 chromosome 11, iyDipSimi1.1, whole genome shotgun sequence genome includes a region encoding these proteins:
- the LOC124412272 gene encoding deoxycytidylate deaminase, with protein sequence MDRINEIAQNDSSSFSEDRDINKKRTNYLEWDEYFMATAFLAAKRSKDPCTQVGVCIVNKEHKIVGVGYNGMPIGCSDDEFPWDKSSNDKLETKYLYVCHAEMNAILNKNSADVKDCTMYVGLFPCNECAKIIIQSGIKSVVYMSDKHSQKKTTIAAKKMFDACGVSYRQYIPQNMTIVIDFSEINWNEMTQLPPTPVKSSSTE encoded by the exons ATGGATAGAATCAACGAAATAGCCCAGAACGATTCATCAAGTTTTTCGGAAGATCG TGATATAAACAAAAAGAGAACCAACTACTTAGAATGGGACGAATACTTTATGGCTACTGCATTCCTTGCGGCAAAACGAAGCAAAGACCCTTGTACCCAAGTAGGTGTTTGTATCGTTAACAAAGAACATAAAATTGTCGGTGTGGGGTACAATGGGATGCCAATTGGATGTAGTGACGATGAATTTCCATGGGACAAGAGCAGTAACGATAAACTAGAAACAAAGTATCTTTACG TTTGTCATGCTGAAATGAATGCAattctaaataaaaattcggcAGATGTTAAAGATTGCACGATGTATGTGGGATTGTTTCCGTGCAACGAAtgtgcaaaaataattattcagtcTGGTATAAAATCTGTTGTGTACATGTCTGACAAGCATTCTCAGAAAAAGACAACCATTGCTgccaaaaaaatgtttgatgcATGCGGCGTCTCCTATAG ACAATACATACCTCAGAATATGACAATAGTAATCGACTTCAGTGAAATCAACTGGAATGAGATGACTCAGCTGCCGCCAACGCCGGTGAAAAGTTCTTCAACCGAGTGA